From the genome of Nitrospirota bacterium, one region includes:
- a CDS encoding CHASE2 domain-containing protein has translation MLLKSWFFGAVLTIVFLLVTVFGLTAFEPLENGFYDFLLGLRGTEATGRVVLVDMDEKSAELLGPRPWPRTVMADMLERL, from the coding sequence GTGCTGCTGAAAAGCTGGTTTTTCGGGGCCGTTCTGACAATCGTCTTCCTGCTTGTCACGGTCTTTGGGCTCACTGCCTTTGAGCCCCTGGAAAACGGGTTTTACGACTTTCTTCTCGGGTTGAGGGGCACGGAGGCCACCGGCAGGGTGGTCCTTGTGGACATGGACGAAAAGAGCGCGGAGCTTCTGGGGCCCCGGCCCTGGCCGCGCACGGTCATGGCCGACATGCTGGAGCGCCTC
- a CDS encoding CBS domain-containing protein gives MSLAHIMTHEITSLPGGATAMDAVKYLHDMSVGSVVVADGENRPMGILTDRDLLFKVMLPGKDPAKVAVKDIMSAPVITVSEDEDIMRVTELMKSHYVRRFPVTDKHDRVVGFVSLDDILIFLGEEMRNLAVALKKELRKDQPHKA, from the coding sequence ATGTCGCTTGCTCATATCATGACGCACGAGATAACCTCCCTGCCCGGCGGCGCAACGGCCATGGACGCCGTGAAGTACCTGCACGACATGTCCGTGGGCAGCGTGGTGGTGGCCGACGGGGAAAACAGGCCGATGGGCATTCTGACGGACAGGGACCTTCTGTTCAAGGTCATGCTCCCCGGGAAGGACCCTGCCAAGGTGGCCGTAAAGGACATCATGAGCGCCCCGGTGATTACCGTCTCGGAAGACGAGGACATCATGCGCGTCACCGAGCTGATGAAGAGCCATTACGTAAGGCGTTTCCCGGTCACCGACAAGCACGACAGGGTCGTGGGCTTCGTCTCCCTGGACGACATACTCATCTTTCTGGGCGAGGAGATGCGAAACCTCGCCGTCGCCCTGAAGAAGGAGCTCAGGAAGGACCAGCCGCACAAGGCGTAG